Proteins from one Apis cerana isolate GH-2021 linkage group LG11, AcerK_1.0, whole genome shotgun sequence genomic window:
- the LOC107995137 gene encoding endoribonuclease LACTB2 yields the protein MKKLTHLPLITRLSKNVIRILGCNKGFMTLQGTNSYLVGTGNRRILIDTTEKKNANDYIKLLHRVLEEEKATIEHLLITHWHFDHLGAVNSVLNMLKTINTEIKSTVWKFSRTPNDKNSRNMENLFEWKQLRDKQIIEVEGAKLDVEYTPGHATDHASFMMEDEKILFSGDCILGEGTAVFEDLNAYIATLKKMLMMKPKVIYPGHGPIIENPENIINFYIENRLKRENDILNILEQNAKNNTLSELDIVNHLYTEISSKDMSKAAMYTVKGHLDKLLKEGKVKGERGKWQII from the exons atgaaaaagtTAACGCATTTACCTTTAATAACAAGATTatctaaaaatgtaataagaatCTTAGGATGTAACAAAGGATTTATGACGTTACAAGGTACAAATTCATATCTCGTTGGTACTGGCAATag acgtatattaatcgatacaactgaaaaaaaaaatgcgaatgattatataaaattattacatagagtgttagaagaagaaaaagcaaCTAtcgaacatttattaattactcatTGGCACTTTGATCATTTAGGAGCAGTGAATTCcgttttaaatatgttaaaaactataaatacagaaataaaaagtacagtatggaaattttcaagaactccaaatgataaaaattcaagaaacatggaaaatttatttgaatggaAACAATTAAgagataaacaaattatagaaGTAGAAGGTGCTAAACTTGACGTGGAGTATACTCCAGGACATGCAACTGATCATGCTTCTTTTATGATggaagatgaaaaaatattatttagtggAGATTGTATTCTTGGAGAAGGTACTGCTGtatttgaagatttaaatGCTTACATAgctactttgaaaaaaatgttgatgATGAAACCAAAAGTTATCTATCCTGGACATGGACCAATAATAGAAAAtccagaaaatataattaatttttatattgaaaaccgattaaaaagagaaaatgatattttaaatattctagaacaaaatgcaaaaaataatacattgtcTGAATTGGATATTGTGAATCATCTATACACg GAAATTTCATCAAAGGATATGAGTAAAGCAGCAATGTATACTGTAAAAGGTCATCttgacaaattattaaaagaaggtAAAGTGAAAGGTGAAAGAGGAAAATGgcaaattatataa
- the LOC107995142 gene encoding breast cancer anti-estrogen resistance protein 3 homolog isoform X1: MIVSDKDRPQKSTGMRIAWSFRFPSMGTLQNLSASGRRRKRNGISSSASCKELHQKRHTIHLQPEVIIQKEPSFIVTPPSPEGNRRSSEIKVEEAEEEVVNRREECVACESAAKRVDSHDYSNLPMDPPEESTRKLLERELRLLDPRDLRSHAWYHGSTLRGGRKGAEAEVPNDGDFLVRDCASQPGNYVLTVRWKGQPLHFVINRVVIQPETVYERAQYQFEDEAFDTVADLITFYVGSGRPISQASGARIITPKPRSVPLTCVTGPTSSQHCSSPSSSSLSTGSPPRLPRKQQRSHSLTAQHHPSDQHDARQSSNQQPVPHGPVQSSTLPRVPSIQNQPPSCSLSLGRQKITRVISDPALQQQQQPVLQPSSLNHQNSHGTAPPKPPRVPYAPNHQHHVHHHHHHHHHHHQGYQASGSDSGNGSGDSEFETNNSGGASNPSSSAPIKGVVIRSHYNTSNDGTNGNNGNEYELSAEEQLVVAAPPLEITTALDIEGFTTLLLPAGEHRPLDPTALRGVSGMLHDSAPRVLASHLTKIDLELALQPGSGNRNGLSGLELATLPHGRQARLDLIERSECLKLVVAVTVLAGATAIERAATISKWIKVAIDTKTALGNLYGFCGVMLGLCLPQIQRLANTWHLLRQKHTDEAFSFEAKLRPTLRAMNECTNPQAPNTTLPHLLPIALLGERGPEDILGTVAPSGLATAILSPWENSAPDCGLSIVWSHLESARKMTENLPLFRRNAEIVLEGSRSDELLSDAFRTEFHIKFLWGSRGATVAPEERHLKFIQVLDAMFDKCSSSEVTA, translated from the exons ATGATCGTGAGCGACAAGGATCGCCCGCAGAAAAGCACCGGCATGC GTATAGCATGGAGCTTCCGGTTTCCATCTATGGGCACCTTGCAAAATCTAAGCGCCAGTGGCCGTCGTCGGAAGAGAAACGGCATATCCTCTTCAGCCTCTTGTAAGGAACTTCATCAGAAGCGGCACACGATCCACCTACAGCCGGAAGTAATTATTCAGAAGGAGCCATCTTTCATCGTGACGCCACCGTCACCCGAGGGAAACAGAAG GTCGTCGGAGATAAAGGTCgaggaggcggaggaggaggtggtgaACAGAAGGGAGGAGTGCGTCGCGTGCGAATCTGCTGCGAAAAGGGTTGACAGCCACGATTATTCCAATCTGCCGATG GATCCACCAGAGGAATCGACTCGAAAGCTTTTGGAGCGAGAACTTCGACTTCTGGATCCGAGAGACTTAAGATCGCACGCCTGGTATCATGGAAGCACACTCCGGGGTGGTAGAAAAGGCGCTGAAGCGGAAGTGCCGAACGATGGTGACTTCCTGGTCCGGGATTGTGCCTCCCAACCCGGAAACTACGTCCTCACGGTTCGATGGAAGGGCCAACCGCTTCATTTCGTCATCAATAGG GTAGTGATCCAACCGGAAACGGTATACGAGAGGGCCCAGTACCAGTTCGAGGACGAGGCATTTGACACGGTAGCGGACCTGATAACCTTCTACGTGGGCAGTGGCCGTCCAATAAGCCAGGCGAGTGGCGCTCGCATAATCACCCCGAAGCCAAGATCCGTTCCTCTGACATGCGTAACGGGTCCAACGAGCAGCCAACACTGTTCCAGCCCTTCCTCCTCGTCCCTATCGACCGGTTCTCCGCCACGTCTACCTCGAAAGCAACAACGAAGTCACTCGCTCACCGCCCAGCACCATCCCTCCGATCAGCACGATGCTCGCCAATCCTCCAATCAGCAACCCGTGCCACACGGACCGGTCCAATCGAGCACCCTGCCGCGCGTCCCATCTATTCAGAACCAGCCACCCTCGTGTTCCTTGTCCCTCGGCCGTCAGAAGATCACCAGGGTGATCTCCGACCCGGCGCTCCAACAGCAACAGCAACCCGTGCTTCAGCCGTCGAGTTTGAACCACCAGAACTCGCACGGGACAGCTCCACCGAAACCGCCGAGGGTGCCATACGCGCCCAATCACCAGCATCACgtacaccaccaccaccatcaccaccatcaccatcaTCAGGGCTATCAGGCGTCCGGAAGCGACAGTGGGAACGGGTCTGGGGACAGTGAGTTCGAAACCAACAACTCCGGAGGTGCAAGCAATCCGTCTTCGTCCGCCCCTATCAAGGGGGTCGTGATTAGGAGTCATTACAACACGAGCAACGACGGTACGAACGGAAATAATGGGAACGAATACGAATTATCCGCGGAGGAGCAACTGGTCGTCGCGGCACCTCCCTTGGAGATCACCACAGCGCTGGACATCGAAGGTTTCACAACTCTGCTACTGCCGGCTGGTGAGCACAGACCTCTGGATCCCACGGCTCTGAGAGGAGTGTCCGGGATGTTGCACGATTCCGCTCCAAGAGTGTTGGCCTCGCATCTGACGAAGATCGACCTCGAGTTGGCTTTGCAGCCTGGCTCTGGAAACAGAAACGGTCTCAGCGGCCTCGAGTTGGCCACTCTGCCGCACGGTAGACAAGCGAGGTTGGATTTGATCGAGAGATCGGAGTGTTTGAAGTTGGTAGTGGCGGTGACTGTGCTGGCCGGAGCCACCGCGATTGAGAGAGCTGCAACGATTAGCAAGTGGATCAAAGTGGCCATCGACACGAAGACCGCCCTCGGTAATTTGTACGGTTTCTGCGGCGTGATGCTGGGCCTCTGTTTGCCACAGATACAGAGGTTGGCGAACACGTGGCATTTGCTCAGGCAGAAACACACCGACGAGGCGTTCAGCTTCGAGGCGAAGCTCAGGCCTACGCTTCGTGCTATGAACGAGTGCACGAACCCTCAAGCGCCCAACACCACGCTTCCGCATCTGTTGCCCATCGCTCTGCTCGGAGAACGGGGGCCTGAAGACATTCTGG GAACTGTAGCTCCATCTGGTCTGGCAACAGCGATTCTATCACCCTGGGAGAATTCGGCACCGGATTGTGGCTTATCCATCGTATGGTCCCACTTGGAATCAGCTCGAAAGATGACAGAGAATCTTCCATTGTTCCGTAGGAACGCGGAAATCGTTCTCGAAGGTTCAAGAAGCGACGAATTGTTGTCCGACGCGTTTCGAACTGAATTccacataaaatttttgtggGGGAGTCGAGGGGCCACCGTAGCACCGGAAGAAAGGCATCTGAAATTCATACAAGTGTTAGACGCGATGTTCGACAAATGTTCGTCGAGCGAAGTGACGGCCTAA
- the LOC107995142 gene encoding breast cancer anti-estrogen resistance protein 3 homolog isoform X4, whose translation MDPPEESTRKLLERELRLLDPRDLRSHAWYHGSTLRGGRKGAEAEVPNDGDFLVRDCASQPGNYVLTVRWKGQPLHFVINRVVIQPETVYERAQYQFEDEAFDTVADLITFYVGSGRPISQASGARIITPKPRSVPLTCVTGPTSSQHCSSPSSSSLSTGSPPRLPRKQQRSHSLTAQHHPSDQHDARQSSNQQPVPHGPVQSSTLPRVPSIQNQPPSCSLSLGRQKITRVISDPALQQQQQPVLQPSSLNHQNSHGTAPPKPPRVPYAPNHQHHVHHHHHHHHHHHQGYQASGSDSGNGSGDSEFETNNSGGASNPSSSAPIKGVVIRSHYNTSNDGTNGNNGNEYELSAEEQLVVAAPPLEITTALDIEGFTTLLLPAGEHRPLDPTALRGVSGMLHDSAPRVLASHLTKIDLELALQPGSGNRNGLSGLELATLPHGRQARLDLIERSECLKLVVAVTVLAGATAIERAATISKWIKVAIDTKTALGNLYGFCGVMLGLCLPQIQRLANTWHLLRQKHTDEAFSFEAKLRPTLRAMNECTNPQAPNTTLPHLLPIALLGERGPEDILGTVAPSGLATAILSPWENSAPDCGLSIVWSHLESARKMTENLPLFRRNAEIVLEGSRSDELLSDAFRTEFHIKFLWGSRGATVAPEERHLKFIQVLDAMFDKCSSSEVTA comes from the exons ATG GATCCACCAGAGGAATCGACTCGAAAGCTTTTGGAGCGAGAACTTCGACTTCTGGATCCGAGAGACTTAAGATCGCACGCCTGGTATCATGGAAGCACACTCCGGGGTGGTAGAAAAGGCGCTGAAGCGGAAGTGCCGAACGATGGTGACTTCCTGGTCCGGGATTGTGCCTCCCAACCCGGAAACTACGTCCTCACGGTTCGATGGAAGGGCCAACCGCTTCATTTCGTCATCAATAGG GTAGTGATCCAACCGGAAACGGTATACGAGAGGGCCCAGTACCAGTTCGAGGACGAGGCATTTGACACGGTAGCGGACCTGATAACCTTCTACGTGGGCAGTGGCCGTCCAATAAGCCAGGCGAGTGGCGCTCGCATAATCACCCCGAAGCCAAGATCCGTTCCTCTGACATGCGTAACGGGTCCAACGAGCAGCCAACACTGTTCCAGCCCTTCCTCCTCGTCCCTATCGACCGGTTCTCCGCCACGTCTACCTCGAAAGCAACAACGAAGTCACTCGCTCACCGCCCAGCACCATCCCTCCGATCAGCACGATGCTCGCCAATCCTCCAATCAGCAACCCGTGCCACACGGACCGGTCCAATCGAGCACCCTGCCGCGCGTCCCATCTATTCAGAACCAGCCACCCTCGTGTTCCTTGTCCCTCGGCCGTCAGAAGATCACCAGGGTGATCTCCGACCCGGCGCTCCAACAGCAACAGCAACCCGTGCTTCAGCCGTCGAGTTTGAACCACCAGAACTCGCACGGGACAGCTCCACCGAAACCGCCGAGGGTGCCATACGCGCCCAATCACCAGCATCACgtacaccaccaccaccatcaccaccatcaccatcaTCAGGGCTATCAGGCGTCCGGAAGCGACAGTGGGAACGGGTCTGGGGACAGTGAGTTCGAAACCAACAACTCCGGAGGTGCAAGCAATCCGTCTTCGTCCGCCCCTATCAAGGGGGTCGTGATTAGGAGTCATTACAACACGAGCAACGACGGTACGAACGGAAATAATGGGAACGAATACGAATTATCCGCGGAGGAGCAACTGGTCGTCGCGGCACCTCCCTTGGAGATCACCACAGCGCTGGACATCGAAGGTTTCACAACTCTGCTACTGCCGGCTGGTGAGCACAGACCTCTGGATCCCACGGCTCTGAGAGGAGTGTCCGGGATGTTGCACGATTCCGCTCCAAGAGTGTTGGCCTCGCATCTGACGAAGATCGACCTCGAGTTGGCTTTGCAGCCTGGCTCTGGAAACAGAAACGGTCTCAGCGGCCTCGAGTTGGCCACTCTGCCGCACGGTAGACAAGCGAGGTTGGATTTGATCGAGAGATCGGAGTGTTTGAAGTTGGTAGTGGCGGTGACTGTGCTGGCCGGAGCCACCGCGATTGAGAGAGCTGCAACGATTAGCAAGTGGATCAAAGTGGCCATCGACACGAAGACCGCCCTCGGTAATTTGTACGGTTTCTGCGGCGTGATGCTGGGCCTCTGTTTGCCACAGATACAGAGGTTGGCGAACACGTGGCATTTGCTCAGGCAGAAACACACCGACGAGGCGTTCAGCTTCGAGGCGAAGCTCAGGCCTACGCTTCGTGCTATGAACGAGTGCACGAACCCTCAAGCGCCCAACACCACGCTTCCGCATCTGTTGCCCATCGCTCTGCTCGGAGAACGGGGGCCTGAAGACATTCTGG GAACTGTAGCTCCATCTGGTCTGGCAACAGCGATTCTATCACCCTGGGAGAATTCGGCACCGGATTGTGGCTTATCCATCGTATGGTCCCACTTGGAATCAGCTCGAAAGATGACAGAGAATCTTCCATTGTTCCGTAGGAACGCGGAAATCGTTCTCGAAGGTTCAAGAAGCGACGAATTGTTGTCCGACGCGTTTCGAACTGAATTccacataaaatttttgtggGGGAGTCGAGGGGCCACCGTAGCACCGGAAGAAAGGCATCTGAAATTCATACAAGTGTTAGACGCGATGTTCGACAAATGTTCGTCGAGCGAAGTGACGGCCTAA
- the LOC107995142 gene encoding breast cancer anti-estrogen resistance protein 3 homolog isoform X3, with translation MGTLQNLSASGRRRKRNGISSSASCKELHQKRHTIHLQPEVIIQKEPSFIVTPPSPEGNRRSSEIKVEEAEEEVVNRREECVACESAAKRVDSHDYSNLPMDPPEESTRKLLERELRLLDPRDLRSHAWYHGSTLRGGRKGAEAEVPNDGDFLVRDCASQPGNYVLTVRWKGQPLHFVINRVVIQPETVYERAQYQFEDEAFDTVADLITFYVGSGRPISQASGARIITPKPRSVPLTCVTGPTSSQHCSSPSSSSLSTGSPPRLPRKQQRSHSLTAQHHPSDQHDARQSSNQQPVPHGPVQSSTLPRVPSIQNQPPSCSLSLGRQKITRVISDPALQQQQQPVLQPSSLNHQNSHGTAPPKPPRVPYAPNHQHHVHHHHHHHHHHHQGYQASGSDSGNGSGDSEFETNNSGGASNPSSSAPIKGVVIRSHYNTSNDGTNGNNGNEYELSAEEQLVVAAPPLEITTALDIEGFTTLLLPAGEHRPLDPTALRGVSGMLHDSAPRVLASHLTKIDLELALQPGSGNRNGLSGLELATLPHGRQARLDLIERSECLKLVVAVTVLAGATAIERAATISKWIKVAIDTKTALGNLYGFCGVMLGLCLPQIQRLANTWHLLRQKHTDEAFSFEAKLRPTLRAMNECTNPQAPNTTLPHLLPIALLGERGPEDILGTVAPSGLATAILSPWENSAPDCGLSIVWSHLESARKMTENLPLFRRNAEIVLEGSRSDELLSDAFRTEFHIKFLWGSRGATVAPEERHLKFIQVLDAMFDKCSSSEVTA, from the exons ATGGGCACCTTGCAAAATCTAAGCGCCAGTGGCCGTCGTCGGAAGAGAAACGGCATATCCTCTTCAGCCTCTTGTAAGGAACTTCATCAGAAGCGGCACACGATCCACCTACAGCCGGAAGTAATTATTCAGAAGGAGCCATCTTTCATCGTGACGCCACCGTCACCCGAGGGAAACAGAAG GTCGTCGGAGATAAAGGTCgaggaggcggaggaggaggtggtgaACAGAAGGGAGGAGTGCGTCGCGTGCGAATCTGCTGCGAAAAGGGTTGACAGCCACGATTATTCCAATCTGCCGATG GATCCACCAGAGGAATCGACTCGAAAGCTTTTGGAGCGAGAACTTCGACTTCTGGATCCGAGAGACTTAAGATCGCACGCCTGGTATCATGGAAGCACACTCCGGGGTGGTAGAAAAGGCGCTGAAGCGGAAGTGCCGAACGATGGTGACTTCCTGGTCCGGGATTGTGCCTCCCAACCCGGAAACTACGTCCTCACGGTTCGATGGAAGGGCCAACCGCTTCATTTCGTCATCAATAGG GTAGTGATCCAACCGGAAACGGTATACGAGAGGGCCCAGTACCAGTTCGAGGACGAGGCATTTGACACGGTAGCGGACCTGATAACCTTCTACGTGGGCAGTGGCCGTCCAATAAGCCAGGCGAGTGGCGCTCGCATAATCACCCCGAAGCCAAGATCCGTTCCTCTGACATGCGTAACGGGTCCAACGAGCAGCCAACACTGTTCCAGCCCTTCCTCCTCGTCCCTATCGACCGGTTCTCCGCCACGTCTACCTCGAAAGCAACAACGAAGTCACTCGCTCACCGCCCAGCACCATCCCTCCGATCAGCACGATGCTCGCCAATCCTCCAATCAGCAACCCGTGCCACACGGACCGGTCCAATCGAGCACCCTGCCGCGCGTCCCATCTATTCAGAACCAGCCACCCTCGTGTTCCTTGTCCCTCGGCCGTCAGAAGATCACCAGGGTGATCTCCGACCCGGCGCTCCAACAGCAACAGCAACCCGTGCTTCAGCCGTCGAGTTTGAACCACCAGAACTCGCACGGGACAGCTCCACCGAAACCGCCGAGGGTGCCATACGCGCCCAATCACCAGCATCACgtacaccaccaccaccatcaccaccatcaccatcaTCAGGGCTATCAGGCGTCCGGAAGCGACAGTGGGAACGGGTCTGGGGACAGTGAGTTCGAAACCAACAACTCCGGAGGTGCAAGCAATCCGTCTTCGTCCGCCCCTATCAAGGGGGTCGTGATTAGGAGTCATTACAACACGAGCAACGACGGTACGAACGGAAATAATGGGAACGAATACGAATTATCCGCGGAGGAGCAACTGGTCGTCGCGGCACCTCCCTTGGAGATCACCACAGCGCTGGACATCGAAGGTTTCACAACTCTGCTACTGCCGGCTGGTGAGCACAGACCTCTGGATCCCACGGCTCTGAGAGGAGTGTCCGGGATGTTGCACGATTCCGCTCCAAGAGTGTTGGCCTCGCATCTGACGAAGATCGACCTCGAGTTGGCTTTGCAGCCTGGCTCTGGAAACAGAAACGGTCTCAGCGGCCTCGAGTTGGCCACTCTGCCGCACGGTAGACAAGCGAGGTTGGATTTGATCGAGAGATCGGAGTGTTTGAAGTTGGTAGTGGCGGTGACTGTGCTGGCCGGAGCCACCGCGATTGAGAGAGCTGCAACGATTAGCAAGTGGATCAAAGTGGCCATCGACACGAAGACCGCCCTCGGTAATTTGTACGGTTTCTGCGGCGTGATGCTGGGCCTCTGTTTGCCACAGATACAGAGGTTGGCGAACACGTGGCATTTGCTCAGGCAGAAACACACCGACGAGGCGTTCAGCTTCGAGGCGAAGCTCAGGCCTACGCTTCGTGCTATGAACGAGTGCACGAACCCTCAAGCGCCCAACACCACGCTTCCGCATCTGTTGCCCATCGCTCTGCTCGGAGAACGGGGGCCTGAAGACATTCTGG GAACTGTAGCTCCATCTGGTCTGGCAACAGCGATTCTATCACCCTGGGAGAATTCGGCACCGGATTGTGGCTTATCCATCGTATGGTCCCACTTGGAATCAGCTCGAAAGATGACAGAGAATCTTCCATTGTTCCGTAGGAACGCGGAAATCGTTCTCGAAGGTTCAAGAAGCGACGAATTGTTGTCCGACGCGTTTCGAACTGAATTccacataaaatttttgtggGGGAGTCGAGGGGCCACCGTAGCACCGGAAGAAAGGCATCTGAAATTCATACAAGTGTTAGACGCGATGTTCGACAAATGTTCGTCGAGCGAAGTGACGGCCTAA
- the LOC107995142 gene encoding breast cancer anti-estrogen resistance protein 3 homolog isoform X2: MGKTASKLKSRRSQSIAWSFRFPSMGTLQNLSASGRRRKRNGISSSASCKELHQKRHTIHLQPEVIIQKEPSFIVTPPSPEGNRRSSEIKVEEAEEEVVNRREECVACESAAKRVDSHDYSNLPMDPPEESTRKLLERELRLLDPRDLRSHAWYHGSTLRGGRKGAEAEVPNDGDFLVRDCASQPGNYVLTVRWKGQPLHFVINRVVIQPETVYERAQYQFEDEAFDTVADLITFYVGSGRPISQASGARIITPKPRSVPLTCVTGPTSSQHCSSPSSSSLSTGSPPRLPRKQQRSHSLTAQHHPSDQHDARQSSNQQPVPHGPVQSSTLPRVPSIQNQPPSCSLSLGRQKITRVISDPALQQQQQPVLQPSSLNHQNSHGTAPPKPPRVPYAPNHQHHVHHHHHHHHHHHQGYQASGSDSGNGSGDSEFETNNSGGASNPSSSAPIKGVVIRSHYNTSNDGTNGNNGNEYELSAEEQLVVAAPPLEITTALDIEGFTTLLLPAGEHRPLDPTALRGVSGMLHDSAPRVLASHLTKIDLELALQPGSGNRNGLSGLELATLPHGRQARLDLIERSECLKLVVAVTVLAGATAIERAATISKWIKVAIDTKTALGNLYGFCGVMLGLCLPQIQRLANTWHLLRQKHTDEAFSFEAKLRPTLRAMNECTNPQAPNTTLPHLLPIALLGERGPEDILGTVAPSGLATAILSPWENSAPDCGLSIVWSHLESARKMTENLPLFRRNAEIVLEGSRSDELLSDAFRTEFHIKFLWGSRGATVAPEERHLKFIQVLDAMFDKCSSSEVTA; encoded by the exons GTATAGCATGGAGCTTCCGGTTTCCATCTATGGGCACCTTGCAAAATCTAAGCGCCAGTGGCCGTCGTCGGAAGAGAAACGGCATATCCTCTTCAGCCTCTTGTAAGGAACTTCATCAGAAGCGGCACACGATCCACCTACAGCCGGAAGTAATTATTCAGAAGGAGCCATCTTTCATCGTGACGCCACCGTCACCCGAGGGAAACAGAAG GTCGTCGGAGATAAAGGTCgaggaggcggaggaggaggtggtgaACAGAAGGGAGGAGTGCGTCGCGTGCGAATCTGCTGCGAAAAGGGTTGACAGCCACGATTATTCCAATCTGCCGATG GATCCACCAGAGGAATCGACTCGAAAGCTTTTGGAGCGAGAACTTCGACTTCTGGATCCGAGAGACTTAAGATCGCACGCCTGGTATCATGGAAGCACACTCCGGGGTGGTAGAAAAGGCGCTGAAGCGGAAGTGCCGAACGATGGTGACTTCCTGGTCCGGGATTGTGCCTCCCAACCCGGAAACTACGTCCTCACGGTTCGATGGAAGGGCCAACCGCTTCATTTCGTCATCAATAGG GTAGTGATCCAACCGGAAACGGTATACGAGAGGGCCCAGTACCAGTTCGAGGACGAGGCATTTGACACGGTAGCGGACCTGATAACCTTCTACGTGGGCAGTGGCCGTCCAATAAGCCAGGCGAGTGGCGCTCGCATAATCACCCCGAAGCCAAGATCCGTTCCTCTGACATGCGTAACGGGTCCAACGAGCAGCCAACACTGTTCCAGCCCTTCCTCCTCGTCCCTATCGACCGGTTCTCCGCCACGTCTACCTCGAAAGCAACAACGAAGTCACTCGCTCACCGCCCAGCACCATCCCTCCGATCAGCACGATGCTCGCCAATCCTCCAATCAGCAACCCGTGCCACACGGACCGGTCCAATCGAGCACCCTGCCGCGCGTCCCATCTATTCAGAACCAGCCACCCTCGTGTTCCTTGTCCCTCGGCCGTCAGAAGATCACCAGGGTGATCTCCGACCCGGCGCTCCAACAGCAACAGCAACCCGTGCTTCAGCCGTCGAGTTTGAACCACCAGAACTCGCACGGGACAGCTCCACCGAAACCGCCGAGGGTGCCATACGCGCCCAATCACCAGCATCACgtacaccaccaccaccatcaccaccatcaccatcaTCAGGGCTATCAGGCGTCCGGAAGCGACAGTGGGAACGGGTCTGGGGACAGTGAGTTCGAAACCAACAACTCCGGAGGTGCAAGCAATCCGTCTTCGTCCGCCCCTATCAAGGGGGTCGTGATTAGGAGTCATTACAACACGAGCAACGACGGTACGAACGGAAATAATGGGAACGAATACGAATTATCCGCGGAGGAGCAACTGGTCGTCGCGGCACCTCCCTTGGAGATCACCACAGCGCTGGACATCGAAGGTTTCACAACTCTGCTACTGCCGGCTGGTGAGCACAGACCTCTGGATCCCACGGCTCTGAGAGGAGTGTCCGGGATGTTGCACGATTCCGCTCCAAGAGTGTTGGCCTCGCATCTGACGAAGATCGACCTCGAGTTGGCTTTGCAGCCTGGCTCTGGAAACAGAAACGGTCTCAGCGGCCTCGAGTTGGCCACTCTGCCGCACGGTAGACAAGCGAGGTTGGATTTGATCGAGAGATCGGAGTGTTTGAAGTTGGTAGTGGCGGTGACTGTGCTGGCCGGAGCCACCGCGATTGAGAGAGCTGCAACGATTAGCAAGTGGATCAAAGTGGCCATCGACACGAAGACCGCCCTCGGTAATTTGTACGGTTTCTGCGGCGTGATGCTGGGCCTCTGTTTGCCACAGATACAGAGGTTGGCGAACACGTGGCATTTGCTCAGGCAGAAACACACCGACGAGGCGTTCAGCTTCGAGGCGAAGCTCAGGCCTACGCTTCGTGCTATGAACGAGTGCACGAACCCTCAAGCGCCCAACACCACGCTTCCGCATCTGTTGCCCATCGCTCTGCTCGGAGAACGGGGGCCTGAAGACATTCTGG GAACTGTAGCTCCATCTGGTCTGGCAACAGCGATTCTATCACCCTGGGAGAATTCGGCACCGGATTGTGGCTTATCCATCGTATGGTCCCACTTGGAATCAGCTCGAAAGATGACAGAGAATCTTCCATTGTTCCGTAGGAACGCGGAAATCGTTCTCGAAGGTTCAAGAAGCGACGAATTGTTGTCCGACGCGTTTCGAACTGAATTccacataaaatttttgtggGGGAGTCGAGGGGCCACCGTAGCACCGGAAGAAAGGCATCTGAAATTCATACAAGTGTTAGACGCGATGTTCGACAAATGTTCGTCGAGCGAAGTGACGGCCTAA